Within Acidobacteriota bacterium, the genomic segment CGTTTTTCTTCAGCGCGTACGAGCGTCTCGACCGCCACCAGATGGGATACGTTCCCCTGCTCAGGAGCGAGGCGTTTCTCTACGAACTGACACCCTCGCAACAGGCCCTGGCCGAAGCCCTCGCCAACGGCGCGTCCCCACCCCACGCCAGATCGCTGGCACGACTGCTCTCAACCTCATTGATTCCGGGAAACGACTCCCACGTGGTGTCCCTGTTCGAGGAAAACAGCGGCCTCTTCCCCTTCGCGGAGGAGCGCCAGCAGTTCATGAGCCGTTTCGACCACGCGTTCGGGCCCGGACACAATCTCTTCCTGCGCGGAAACTGGACGGGTCAGGACAGCGAGAACACCGACTTCGGAGCACTGGTGGCCCGGAACCGCGGACGCGACAAGCACCTGAACGATTTCTCCCTGGCACTCGGCAACAGCCTTGTGATGGGCGCCAAGTGGATCGGCGAGACCTGGCTGGGATTTGCGTACCACGACTTCGGCATCGAACCCACCGACCCCTACGGCCCCGCCATCGACATCAACGGATTCGGCCAATTCGGAAGAGATCTGATCCTGCCGATCCGGAACATCGAGCGCATGGGGCAAGCGCGGCAGAACTTCACCTACGTCTCGGGCAAACATACGGTCAAGTTCGGCGCGGACATCTACACCTTCTACGACAGCGGCCGTTCCGAAACCTTTTTCAGCGGGCGATTCGTCTTCGGGGAGGGCGTGCCCCTTTCGGCTGCGATCGACGACCAGGTCGGCAGCGGCGCTTCCCGATCGATCAGGGAGTCGTTGCTGCGTTCCGATTCTCCCCAGTTGGCGGCGGCGGTCGACGAGCCCATGACCTCGCTTCAGGCCTACGCGCTGGGCCTGCCCCTCGCCTACCAGCAGGGTTTCGGCGATCCTCACTGGACCCGATGGGCGAATTCCTTCGGGTTCTTCGTGGAGGACTCGTGGCGGGTCCATCAGAGCTTCCTGTTGACCCTGGGAGTGCGTTACGACCTCTTCCGAAAGGCGGGGTTTCCCCAGGACAACAACAACTTCGGGCCGCGGGCCGGATTCGCCTGGAGCCCCAATCCCAAGACCGTCGTGCGTGGCGGCTACGGAATCTTTTTCGCGCGGATCAACCGCCAGATCACGCACATCAAAGACCTGTTCGGAGAGGAAGCCCAGCAGATCCTCCAAGTCTACGTCCCGCGAACCGGCATCCCGGGAATCGAAAGTTCACTGACGGGACAGCCCCTCACGTCGTCGCAGATCTACCGGTCGCTCCTTGACCTGGGCGTCCTGGGCCGGCGGCGGATCTCAGCCGAGGATCTGGCGTTGCACGGTCTGGTTCCGGCCCGCGACCTGCCCTTCCGCGTCGGGTTCGATGTGGCCGACGACATCGTGAACCCCTACGCCCAGCAGGCCAGCCTGGAGGTTCAGAGGGAGTTGGGAGGCTTCGCACTCTCGGCCGGATACAACTTCAACCGCGGCGTCCACGTGGTCCGCTCTCTCGACGTCAACGTCTATCGCGCCGGGACCGACGCCCGGGGACGGCCCATTGTCGGATTCCACCGCCCGGACCTGCTGCAGGACAACAGGTACGGCAGTTGGGCCAATTCCTTCTATCACGCCCTTCTCCTGCAACTGGAAAAGCGTTTTTCGAAGATTCTCACCATCTCGGCGCATCACACCTGGAGCAAGGCCATTGACGAGAACACCGACTTCAACTCGGCGTTCCAGCCTCATCTGCAGTGGGACGCAAAGGCGGAACGAGCCCTGTCCTCCTTCCACCGCGGTCACCGCTTCGTCCTGAGGACCATCGGGAATCTCCCCTGGAAGGCGGGCCGGGGTCGAGGATTGCGAAACAACCTGTTCGGCGACCTGACCCTTTCCGGGATCGTCACCAAACGCTCCTTCGCCCCCTTCAATCTCCTCGCCGGATACGACAATGTGGGGGACCGCCACACCAGCACCCACCGGCCCTGGGGAGTGGGCCGGAACGTCGGCATCGGACCCGACTACTTCACCGTGGACATGCGCGTGAAGCGCCGGTTCTCCCTGTTCGAGGGCAAGAGCCTGGACGTCGTCATCGACGGCTTCAACATGTTCCACCGCACCAATCTGAGGAAGGTCAACGGGACCGTGGGAAGGCTGACCCTGGAGGAACTCCCGTCCTCCTACGAGGGACGCCGGGGAGCGGTGACGGAGCCGTTCTCGTTCACCTCGAGATTCCTGGGGAGGCAGTTTCAGGTGTCTCTCCGGCTGAACTTCTGAGGCCCAGGAGCGGCGGATTCCAAACCGCCGACTTCCGGCAGCAACAAGACGACACCCGGCTCAAGGTTTTCTCGCCGTGATCAGGCTCCGATGACACTTCATCGGGACGAATTGGAAGTCAACGAAGCCGGTGGCCTCAAGCAGGCCGTTCATCTCCGATACCGAATAGCATTTCCCCTCCGTCGAATACATCAGCAGCACCGAGTATTCGGCGACCTCCAGGGGTCCGGTCTTGCCGGCGTTGATGTGCGTATCGTGAATCGCGATCAGCCCTCCGGGCATGAGCGATTCGAAGGAGCGGGCGAGGACACGCTCGACATTGCCCCGGTCCCAGTCGTGCAGCACGTTGGAGAAAAGGTGAACGTCGTATCCGGAGGGTATCCCGTCGAACATGTCGCCGGCGACGATCCCGATTCGATGGGAGAGGCCCATGGTCTCGATGAAGCCGCCCGCGACGGCGTCTGCGGGTGGTTTCTCCAGAATCGACGCCTCAAGATGCGGGTGCTCCAGCACGAGATGGCAGGCGTAGATTCCCGACCCGCCGCCGATGTCCAACAGCCGCGTCCGGTCCCGGCAATTCAGGCACCTGGCCAGGAGAGGAGCGAACCAGGCGCCCCGGCTGTCCATGGCGGCCGTGAACGACCCGGCGAATTCCGCATCTTCCATGGCGGACACCCACTCCTGCCGGCTGCCGTCGGCCCAGCTCGCCGGTTCGCCGGTGCGGAGCACGTTCACCATCGACCGGCAGACGGACCGCGTCCCCAACGAAGCAAAGTAAGGAAGCAGGCTGCGCCGGGAGCCTCGGGTCAGGAAGGTCCTGGAGAGCGACGTCAATACGAAGCCTTGGTCCCGGCGGCGCACCAGGCCCATGGCGGTGAAAAGCGTCATCATCACGTCCGCCGGGCGGTCTTGGATTCCCAGCGCGGAACAGATCGCGTGCCGGTCCATGACCCGGGTCTCCAGCCGGGAGAACAGGTCCAGGTGGACGGCGGCGGCGAGCAGCAGGTCGGAGGCGTAGATGCTGTCCCGGGCCCGGAACAGGATTCCCGGGTCGGGAAGACCGCCGCCTCCACTCTCATTCATGGGTCGAGTCCCCGGGCCGGGTGGCCCATTCGATGGCCGGCTACCACACTTCTTCGAAGATCCGCATCCAGTTCCCGCCCAGGATCTTCAGAGTGTCCTCGTCCGAATACCCCCGGTTCAGCAGGGCATCCGCGAGATTGGGGAACTTGTGCGGCCCCTCCAGATCCTTGGGCTGGAAGGGAAGGTTCAGGTAGTCCAGGGACGTGTCGCTGAACGTAGACGGGTAGCCGGTCCCCTGCTGGGAGGTGATGTAACGCCAGAAGGAGAGCGGCTGGTCCTGGGTGTTGTCGGTCCCCACCGCCACGTGATCGATGCCGACCCGCTGCACCATGTCGTCCACGGCGTCGATGTAGTCCTCCAGGGTGGACTCGAACCGCTTCGGCAAAAAATTGCAGAAGGGGGTCGTCCCCACGACGCCACCGTTGGCCGCCAACCGCTTCAGCGCCTCGTCCTGCTTGTTCCTGGGATGGTCGTAGAAGGCGCGCGCGTTGGCATGGGTGACCGTCACGGGCTTCTCAGAAACCTCGATGGCCTCCAGCGTCGTCCGGTCCCCCACGTGGGAGAGATCGATGAGGATCCCCAGGCGGTTCATCTCCCGGACCGCACCCACGCCGAAATTGCTCAAGCCGTCGTCGCGGCGCTCGAAGCAACCGTTGCCCAACAGATTCCGCTCGTGGTACGTGAGCTGGATGACCTTGACTCCCAACGCGTGAAAGAGCGCCAGCCGATCCAGATCGTTCTCGATGGGCGACGCATTCTGGAAGCTGAGGATGACGCCGGTGCGGCCGGACCGCTTGGCTTGCCGGATGTCCTCCGTGCACTTCACCTGGACGATGTCGTCCCGCTCCCGAAACCGGCGCAGCCAGCCGGCGACGGCGTCCATCGTCTCCTGAAAGCCCTCCCAGGTCGCCAGGGTGGCGCTGATGGCGGTGATGCGGCCCTTTTGCAGGCTCGCGTACACCGCCGGGCTGTCCCAGTTGCTCACATTCAGACCATCGATGACGATGGCGCCATCGTAAAGTGCTCTGGCCCGCTCGCTCATTTCATGCCCTCTCGTGGCGATTTCCCCCGCGTGGTCATGGACTCTTTGCGAAGCGGCTCTCAATCGAAACGGGCGCCGATCCGAAACAGTTCTCCCAGGGGATTGTGCTTTTCCTCCAGTGCGTCGGCGATGACGGGCCCGATGGAGCCGCCGAACTTGAAGCCGTGGCCACTGCCGCAACCGGCGATCAGGATCCGCCGCGCGCCCGGGGCCCAGTCGATGACGAAGTGGTCGTCGGGAGTGTTGGTGTACAGGCAGGAACGCCCGCCCACCATCTCGGCGCCGTGCAGGCCGGGCATGCGCTCCTCGATGAACCGGGAGACCATTTCGAGAAAGCGCCGGGTGTTGGTCCGCTCCACTTCCGGGTGGGTCTCGTCCACCTTGAGATCGTCGGCGACCTTGACGTATCCCTCCACCAGCATGGGAAACCCGTACCAGGCCTCCTTCCCCGTGTTCACGGACCAGACCGGCAGGTTCTGCCGGCTGAAGAGCTCCGGGTCCCGGGGGACGAAAAACGCCATCTGGTTGCGGGTCAGGTAGAGGGATTCGGCAAGCGCCGGCCAGAGACGGACGATCCAGGCGCCCGCGGCCGCCACGACCCGATCGAAGAGCAGGGTCTGGCCACCGCACCGGAGACGGACTCCGTTTTCGGTATCTTCCAGTTCAGTGACCGGAGACTCGGATCGGACCTCCACGCCCCGGGCCCGGGCCAGACCGGCCAGATCGGCCACTGCCTGTCCGCTGCGAAGGTAACCGGTCCATGGGTCGTAGCGAACCTTGTCGTCGTCATGGAAATGGAAATGGGGAAACCGGACGCGGGCTTCCTGCACAGTCAGGTATTGGGAGCTGTCCTCGGTCAGGTCCGGGCCCGACCAAGTCCGATAGTGGGAAATGTAGTGGGAGGACCCGCTGACGATCGACACCTGTCCCGTCCGGAAGAGGAACGACCCGCCCATCTGTTCCTGCCACGCCCTCCACCGGCGCCCGGCGCGTTCGACCAGCTCGACGTAGGTTTCGTGCTGGTAGCCGATCCGGCGAATGACCTTGGAGACGTCGTTGGAACTGGCCCGGGGTCCGGGAATCCCCTCCTGCTCCAGAACGGTCACCCGGTGGCCCCGGTCCCGAAGCTCCAGCGCTGCCGCCAGACCGAAAATGCCGGCGCCCACCACCCCCACGTTCATGCGCGCCATCATACTGGCGGCAATCAAGAATTACGAACTGGCATTTGAGCGAATTGCCGGCAGCCGGACGTGTACGATAAGGGCTTGGAACAGCCGGGGAGGAAGTCGATGATCTCAAGCAACTTGGCCTGTCGAACCGCATTCCGGAGCCTCGCGGTCCTCATCTTCGTTCTGGAGCTTTGGATTCCCAGCGCGGCGGGGGAGCACTCCGCCTACGACATGGGCTCGAAGCGCGAGTTGTTCGTCGGCGGCTTCCTGATCCAGGAGCAGTCCGGAGTCCGCCTGCAAATGCACCATCCCATGCCCAAAGAGATCGTCTTGCACCACGACAAGCTCTGGGAGGGGAATGGCTGCAACTACTACTCCATCTTTCGCGATGGCGACCGCTTCCGGATGTATTACGACTCCTGGGCTCACGAGCCTTCGAGCATTCCCGTCCACGATGTCTT encodes:
- a CDS encoding TonB-dependent receptor gives rise to the protein MGALLANAVLLSAQTDTGTIRGYVYDQTQAVLPGVTVIATYQGRGVIREVFTSDLGEYVLSRIDPGLYTLSFDFPGFAPYVVQDLEVRVGETRTFSAELAAAAAAIEITAEATRTIVSHDKTQQSNHIDSVSIEDLPINRRDYLALALLIPGVVDSSYVADDKDHRLAPAPASGLGIGGGGGRGNAFTIDGLNNNYATGGVRSSISQDAVREFQVNRNSFSAELGGAPGGAINIVTKGGSNDFRGSIFGVLRNRRFQAYIPSIPDGWEYTRAQSGASFGGPIVPGKTFFFSAYERLDRHQMGYVPLLRSEAFLYELTPSQQALAEALANGASPPHARSLARLLSTSLIPGNDSHVVSLFEENSGLFPFAEERQQFMSRFDHAFGPGHNLFLRGNWTGQDSENTDFGALVARNRGRDKHLNDFSLALGNSLVMGAKWIGETWLGFAYHDFGIEPTDPYGPAIDINGFGQFGRDLILPIRNIERMGQARQNFTYVSGKHTVKFGADIYTFYDSGRSETFFSGRFVFGEGVPLSAAIDDQVGSGASRSIRESLLRSDSPQLAAAVDEPMTSLQAYALGLPLAYQQGFGDPHWTRWANSFGFFVEDSWRVHQSFLLTLGVRYDLFRKAGFPQDNNNFGPRAGFAWSPNPKTVVRGGYGIFFARINRQITHIKDLFGEEAQQILQVYVPRTGIPGIESSLTGQPLTSSQIYRSLLDLGVLGRRRISAEDLALHGLVPARDLPFRVGFDVADDIVNPYAQQASLEVQRELGGFALSAGYNFNRGVHVVRSLDVNVYRAGTDARGRPIVGFHRPDLLQDNRYGSWANSFYHALLLQLEKRFSKILTISAHHTWSKAIDENTDFNSAFQPHLQWDAKAERALSSFHRGHRFVLRTIGNLPWKAGRGRGLRNNLFGDLTLSGIVTKRSFAPFNLLAGYDNVGDRHTSTHRPWGVGRNVGIGPDYFTVDMRVKRRFSLFEGKSLDVVIDGFNMFHRTNLRKVNGTVGRLTLEELPSSYEGRRGAVTEPFSFTSRFLGRQFQVSLRLNF
- a CDS encoding methyltransferase, encoding MNESGGGGLPDPGILFRARDSIYASDLLLAAAVHLDLFSRLETRVMDRHAICSALGIQDRPADVMMTLFTAMGLVRRRDQGFVLTSLSRTFLTRGSRRSLLPYFASLGTRSVCRSMVNVLRTGEPASWADGSRQEWVSAMEDAEFAGSFTAAMDSRGAWFAPLLARCLNCRDRTRLLDIGGGSGIYACHLVLEHPHLEASILEKPPADAVAGGFIETMGLSHRIGIVAGDMFDGIPSGYDVHLFSNVLHDWDRGNVERVLARSFESLMPGGLIAIHDTHINAGKTGPLEVAEYSVLLMYSTEGKCYSVSEMNGLLEATGFVDFQFVPMKCHRSLITARKP
- a CDS encoding membrane dipeptidase, whose protein sequence is MSERARALYDGAIVIDGLNVSNWDSPAVYASLQKGRITAISATLATWEGFQETMDAVAGWLRRFRERDDIVQVKCTEDIRQAKRSGRTGVILSFQNASPIENDLDRLALFHALGVKVIQLTYHERNLLGNGCFERRDDGLSNFGVGAVREMNRLGILIDLSHVGDRTTLEAIEVSEKPVTVTHANARAFYDHPRNKQDEALKRLAANGGVVGTTPFCNFLPKRFESTLEDYIDAVDDMVQRVGIDHVAVGTDNTQDQPLSFWRYITSQQGTGYPSTFSDTSLDYLNLPFQPKDLEGPHKFPNLADALLNRGYSDEDTLKILGGNWMRIFEEVW
- a CDS encoding FAD-dependent oxidoreductase, producing the protein MMARMNVGVVGAGIFGLAAALELRDRGHRVTVLEQEGIPGPRASSNDVSKVIRRIGYQHETYVELVERAGRRWRAWQEQMGGSFLFRTGQVSIVSGSSHYISHYRTWSGPDLTEDSSQYLTVQEARVRFPHFHFHDDDKVRYDPWTGYLRSGQAVADLAGLARARGVEVRSESPVTELEDTENGVRLRCGGQTLLFDRVVAAAGAWIVRLWPALAESLYLTRNQMAFFVPRDPELFSRQNLPVWSVNTGKEAWYGFPMLVEGYVKVADDLKVDETHPEVERTNTRRFLEMVSRFIEERMPGLHGAEMVGGRSCLYTNTPDDHFVIDWAPGARRILIAGCGSGHGFKFGGSIGPVIADALEEKHNPLGELFRIGARFD